A stretch of DNA from Microscilla marina ATCC 23134:
GTTGAGTTGATAAAGGTTGATGACCTCTGCTTGGCAAATATTCTTGTTGTCACTATATACTATATGCATTATTTTATTTTAAAAGAGTTCATCATGAGGTTAACTTCCGGTTCGTGCGCTTTAAAATCATCGTGACCAGCCATATATACCACTACAAAAGCCTCTTTTCCATTGACCCAAGCGCGTTGTCTCCATTTCATTTGCTGATCTTTATAGTCTCCTACATACTCCACTTCAAAATAGGTGGGCTTCATTTCTTCCTCCACAATTTTGGCGGTAGGTTGTTCTTTTTTGAGTTGCTCTTTTACGATACTGGCAAAACTTTCAAGGGTAAAGGGTTGGGTGTCGGCACGTCGAATAAATATACTGAGCGTTTCACGAAAACGGTCTTGAGCAGAAGTTGTCTCAATCACTAAATTTGCTAATTCTCCTGCTTTGTTGGTATTGTTACTCTTTTTCCAGTTTTTAGGATATTTTAGTGAAAACTTTTCGTGATCGAGTAAGTTGTTTTCTGCTTTTGCTGGTGGTGTATCATTATCGTTTTTATTGACTGTAGTGGTAGATGTATCACTGGTATTACTCGATTGTGTAGTGGTTTCTCCACAAGCCCAAAGTAGGCAAATGATTAAAATATAACTCAATTGTTTCATAGTAGATAAGGGGTTAGAGTACAAAAACTGGGGTCAATATAGAGTTTTTTTAGGCTCACTAGAGATTCGACTTTTAATTTTCATAATAAATCGTTTAACTTTGCCGCATGCAACAGTTCAAAAATGACCTTATCTTACGTACCCTTCGTGGTGAAGTTACCGAAAGAAAGCCTGTATGGCTCATGCGTCAGGCAGGGCGTATTTTGCCCGAATACCGCGCTATCAGATCAAAGTTATCTGGTTTCATTGAGTTGGTCACCACCCCTGAACTTGCTGCTGAAGTAACCATTCAGCCTGTAGATATTTTGGGCGTAGATGCTGCCATTATCTTTTCAGACATATTGGTGATTCCTGAAGCTATGGGATTGCCCTATGAAATGATAGAGAAAAAAGGACCGTTTTTTCCTAAGACTATCCAAAGTGAAGCTGATGCAAAAAAAATTAAAGTAGCTGATCCTGAGTCTGATTTAGGATATGTACTTGAAGCCATTCGTATTACCAAAAAAAACCTTGATGGTAGAGTTCCTCTCATAGGTTTTGCGGGAGCTCCCTGGACAATCTTTGCTTATATGGTTGAGGGGAGTGGTTCTAAAACTTTCTCTAAAGCCAAAGCAATGCTTTATCGTACCCCTGAGTTGGCACATAGCATTTTGCAAAAGATTACAGATAGTACCATCTTGTACCTCAAAGCACAAATCAAGGCAGGAGTCAATTTAGTCCAACTGTTTGATTCTTGGGCTGGTTTGCTTTCACCTGAAACTTACCAAGCATTTGCCATGCCTTATCTCAAACAAATTGCTGATGCCATTACCGAAGTGCCCTTGATTATGTTTGCCAAAGGTGCTTTCTTTGCCCGTGAATATTTTAAAGATTTGGATTGTGCTGCAGTAGGCTTAGATTGGACAATGGACATTCAGGAATCGCGGC
This window harbors:
- a CDS encoding PsbP-related protein; this encodes MKQLSYILIICLLWACGETTTQSSNTSDTSTTTVNKNDNDTPPAKAENNLLDHEKFSLKYPKNWKKSNNTNKAGELANLVIETTSAQDRFRETLSIFIRRADTQPFTLESFASIVKEQLKKEQPTAKIVEEEMKPTYFEVEYVGDYKDQQMKWRQRAWVNGKEAFVVVYMAGHDDFKAHEPEVNLMMNSFKIK
- the hemE gene encoding uroporphyrinogen decarboxylase, which codes for MQQFKNDLILRTLRGEVTERKPVWLMRQAGRILPEYRAIRSKLSGFIELVTTPELAAEVTIQPVDILGVDAAIIFSDILVIPEAMGLPYEMIEKKGPFFPKTIQSEADAKKIKVADPESDLGYVLEAIRITKKNLDGRVPLIGFAGAPWTIFAYMVEGSGSKTFSKAKAMLYRTPELAHSILQKITDSTILYLKAQIKAGVNLVQLFDSWAGLLSPETYQAFAMPYLKQIADAITEVPLIMFAKGAFFAREYFKDLDCAAVGLDWTMDIQESRRLVGTNKVLQGNLDPCLLYANNEVIIKETQEMLHKFGDKHIVNLGHGVYPDTNPEKVKRFIETVKSFELSTKE